A segment of the Arachis hypogaea cultivar Tifrunner chromosome 5, arahy.Tifrunner.gnm2.J5K5, whole genome shotgun sequence genome:
AACGATCTGTATAAAAAATTTACATTGCGTTAGGGTCATCTGTTTGTGCCAcgatatatattaagaaaaatattcatTCTATTAATGTGTTAGAGTGATCTACTTACGTTGCTGGTGACCCAATGCCAGGGTAGCAATGAGCAGATGTCCTCTCGGATCAATGATAGATGTTGCTTTCCTTCATATACTACCACAACCTGATTCTGCTCCAACGAACGATTGGCAGCCCATCGCCGCAATCGCTCCTTATCATCCTCGTCCAGCTTTCGCCCCTTTTAGCAGTGGATGCACCTTTATAGGAGTACATTGGGTAAACATCTGTTCCGTCTGAGTCATGTCTGGTGAAATCTTCTTGCTTGGTGGGCTAGGAGTCTTGCAAGACGGAAAGGCTGGCATCACGGTCTGCAGTGGCCTCGTGTTCTGCAGTTGCTCAAAGTATTGCCATATTTGTTCACTCTCAGGGTCTAGGTTCGAAAGGAAATTGGGATTACTGCAAATAACTCAACCTATGTTAGAGAAGAGGTAGTTGTATACGGATGCAATCCCTAATTCATTAAAAAGCAAAATAGACCACAAAATAAAATAGTTTTGTCTAAGAGACTTACCCATCGAACTCCCATTCTTCATGTTGCACCAACACAACGGAGAGTGTTCCTGCATCGGGCAAGCTAGAGACAGGTGTTGCTTGGAGAGCATTATCCTTATTGAGGTTCCCTTCGGGTGGATCAGCACTTGGTTTTTGTTGGTCAACCCTTTGGTTATACAGTTGGCACATCCTCTTGGCAAGAGGCTCATTCTCCTCGTCATCATCTGTGCTAATTGGGAGATCCTTTTTCTCATATTGCTTTGGACTGGACCTACGTGATCGGTCCTTCTTAGCCCCTCCATTTTTTGCGCACCTCTCCTGCTAGGCTGTTTTCTGCATAACGATTATGTTGGGTAAAGAAACATCCAATTACATTGAAAAGAACCTAATAAACTTATGCAATGCTATTCAATATACTCACTCTCGGGCTAGTTTTTGATCCGTCGGTGTGGCGTGAAGTTCTTCTAGTTGGAGCTGGAGCTGTTGTGCGTCCACTTGGTCGTCTTTCCTATGATACCTGCCTACTCTCTCCACAAACTGAGCTCCCCTGTTTGAAGTGATAGCATGAACCAAATTAACCATCGCGAAGTAAATTTGTTAACATGATAAAGCATCGTGTTTACCCTTGGCGGCACCGATTCCTTTCGCCCATGCTTCTATGGTGCCTTTTTTCCTGTTTTCCTCCTTACAGCTTGCGGTAAACGACCTTTTATGTCCTCAACTTCACCCTGTCTAGTCAAAAGACATCCCTAATTTAAGAAACGAAGAGAATCAATGATCTTAATCGAATCCCAAGGCACCACCAAAAGAGAAACCAGAAACAAAATGATAAAACATCAAGAAACGtacttagagtcaatggaaaaaggaaaaaataaaaaaacatattgaCTCATCTGATAGGCATTTTTGACCTTCATTGTGGCATAACTTAACCTTTTACGAGAGTGAAATGAGTACCTCGGATATAATATACTGTGCCTTCTTTTCTAACCTCTCCGAGCTCCATGCATCGAGCCATGGCTCAGGCTCAAGACAGTTGTCGAGCAGACCGTATTGCAACCGCTGAAAATAGAGGATCTACACAGAGGACGGGCACATGTCATTTTATACATGAAGGAAAACCAAGTTGAATATACTATTAACTTGAACAGTTAGCATGAGATATGGTACAAGATTCTATAAGGCTGGCAGTCAATTGGAATATAGCAAGCGACACAGAACTAGTGACAGAAAACATTCAGATGAAATCATACACCGAAGCATCCAAAATTAGTAGACAAAGATTCAAGTAAATCATCAACATATCAGTAAACATCATACAAATAACAGTACTAGAGACTGAACTCTCCAAACTAATGTAAAGCAAATTACtattatacaatttattttgttCACAAAACAACGGCATACTGAATTTTGGTAATGGTCATTGCGTCATACCAGCATGACGAACATGCAACCTTCACAAGTTTTGTTTCCTTTCAGCTTATACTTTTCGACTGCTTTGTCAAACCACTTCATAGTTTCCAACGGCCAATTGAATCCCCGCGGATTAGAAACATCTAACACAGCGTAGATGTGCCATGGAGAGAGAACCTGTTGAGTGGTGGGGCACAGGAATATTTTCATCACCACCAGTAGAAAGTATCTTCTGAACTCCATCCTATCTGATTCCGTGACCATTggacaactgatgagcggataatttatacgctttttggcattgtttttagtatgtttttagtatgatctagttagtttttagtatatttttattagtttttagttaaaattcacttttctagactttactatgagtttgtgtgtttttctgtgatttcaggtattttctcactgaaattgagggttctgagcaaaaatctgattcagagactgaaaaagactgcagatgctgttggattctgaccttccttcactcgaagtggattttctggagctacagaagcccaattggcgcgctctcaacggcgttggaaagtagacatcctgggctttccagcaatgtataatagtccatactttgcccgagatttgatggcccaaaccggcgtggcaaaacagcctcagaaattccagcgtttaacgctggaactggcataaaacttggagttaaacgcccaaactggcataaaagctggcgtttaactccagaaaaggtctctacacgaaaatgcttcaatgctcagcccaagcacacaccaagtggacccagaagtggatttttacgtcatttactcatttctgtataccctaggttactagtttactattaataggatattttgacattgtatcagtacctcatgacactttacacgtttctttgtgtactttccacggcatgagtctctaaaccccatggttgggggtgaggagctctgctgtgtcttgatggattaatgcaattactactgtttctcattcaatcatgcttgcttccattctaagataatacttgttcttaacccggatgaatgtgatgacccgtgacaatcatcatcattctcaactatgaacgcgtgcctgacaaccacctccgttttaccttagattaagtagttatctcttggattctctaatcggaatcttcgtggtataagctagaactgatggcggcattcaagagaatccggaaggtctaaaccttgtctgtggtattctgagtaggattcaatgattggatgactgtgacgagcttcaaactcctgaaggcggggcgttagtgacagacgcaaaagaatcactggattctattccggtctgatcgagaaccgacagatgattagccatgctgtgacagagcataggaacattttcactgagaggatgggaggtagccattgacaacagtgaaaccctacatacagcttgccatggaaggagccttgcgtgcttgaagaagaagacagtaggaaagcagagattcagaagatggagcatctccaaaacctcaacctattctccattactgcaaaacaagtaatcagttcatgttcttttgcttttcataatcaatcctgataatttctgatatcctgactaagatttacaagataaccatagcttgctccaagccgacaatcttcgtgggatcgacccttgctcacgcaaggtattacttggacgacccagtgcacttgctggttagttgtgcggagttgcaaaagtgtgattgcaatttcgtgcaccaagtttttggcgccgttgccggggattatttgagttgtgaaaagtactgatcacaatttcgtgcaccaagtttttggcgccgttgccggggattgttgactttggacaactgacggcttatcttgttgcttagattaggactgttttatttttgttggtttagagtcttttatttgagtctagtttcatattttaagtttggtgtcaattgcatgcttttgttttcttttagtttttcgaatttgcatgtccttagtctctttttgatctttaaaaattctaagtttggtgtcctcttgtgtttttcccttaaaaattttcgaaaattagtgtttgattttctaaaagttttaagtttggtgtcattttgttgtttttctctttcctcttttcaaaaatcaaatctttttcataaaaatttttcaatcatatctttttaattgctcttttcaaaatctttttaattaactaattgattcagttctcaatttgctttgatcttattttctttttgattttcgaatttttgtcttaatttccttttattttattttatttttttcgtttaattcaaaaaaaaaaaacaaaaaacaaaatattttatctatttgcaatccatatcatttccctttatccattatggacctaagtggaattgatcagtccagaaggactctggggtcatatgctaaccccattacagctgcatatgggagtagcatctgtacacctcccatcaaagcaagcagctttgagttaaatcctcaactcattatcatagtgcagcaaaattgccagtattccggtcttccacaggaagaacctactgagtttctggcacagttcttacagattgctgacacagtatatgataaagaggtggatcaggatgtctacagactattactgtttccatttgctgtaaaagatcaagctaaaaggtggttgaataacca
Coding sequences within it:
- the LOC112801221 gene encoding uncharacterized protein isoform X2, which encodes MVTESDRMEFRRYFLLVVMKIFLCPTTQQVLSPWHIYAVLDVSNPRGFNWPLETMKWFDKAVEKYKLKGNKTCEGCMFVMLILYFQRLQYGLLDNCLEPEPWLDAWSSERLEKKAQYIISEGCLLTRQGEVEDIKGRLPQAVRRKTGKKAP